In Frondihabitans sp. PAMC 28766, a genomic segment contains:
- a CDS encoding cation diffusion facilitator family transporter, with protein MEASSAGVRALKISMFVLLGTTVLQAVLVGLTGSVALLADTIHNFADALTAVPLWIAFVLGRRLATRRYTYGFGRAEDLAGMFIVFVVALSAVVAGWEAVDRFIHPRPVENPWLLVAAGLIGFAGNELVALYRIRVGRKIGSAALVADGVHARLDGFTSLSVILGAVGVLLGFPLADPIIGLLIAVSILLLLWGTVKSIGSRLMDAIDPDLYERAERALEHADEVHAVRELRLRWIGHRLTGSATIEVATPHLHAATHIADHAAEHVHSAIGNLDTFLVTPKEHAASGG; from the coding sequence ATGGAGGCATCTTCCGCCGGCGTACGAGCCCTGAAGATCAGCATGTTCGTCCTGCTCGGCACCACCGTCCTGCAGGCTGTTCTGGTAGGGCTCACCGGTTCCGTCGCCCTTCTGGCCGACACGATTCACAACTTCGCGGACGCCCTGACCGCCGTGCCGCTCTGGATCGCGTTCGTCCTGGGTCGGCGCTTGGCAACCCGCCGGTACACGTACGGCTTCGGTCGAGCAGAAGACCTGGCCGGCATGTTCATCGTCTTCGTCGTTGCGCTCTCCGCTGTCGTCGCCGGCTGGGAGGCCGTCGACAGATTCATCCACCCCCGCCCGGTTGAGAACCCGTGGCTGTTGGTCGCGGCGGGCCTGATCGGCTTCGCCGGCAACGAGTTGGTGGCCCTCTACCGCATCCGCGTGGGCAGGAAGATCGGTTCGGCGGCCCTCGTCGCCGACGGCGTCCACGCTCGCCTTGACGGCTTCACCTCGCTCTCGGTCATCCTCGGGGCCGTCGGCGTCCTCCTCGGGTTCCCGCTCGCCGATCCCATCATCGGACTCCTGATCGCGGTCTCGATCCTGCTGCTGCTCTGGGGCACGGTGAAATCGATCGGATCCCGACTCATGGACGCCATCGACCCCGACCTCTACGAGCGAGCCGAGCGCGCCCTCGAGCATGCCGATGAAGTCCACGCGGTCCGAGAACTCCGGCTTCGTTGGATCGGCCACCGCCTCACGGGTTCAGCGACGATCGAGGTCGCGACTCCCCACCTGCACGCGGCGACTCACATCGCTGATCACGCCGCCGAGCACGTTCACTCGGCAATCGGCAACCTGGACACCTTCCTGGTCACTCCAAAGGAGCATGCGGCAAGCGGGGGCTAA
- a CDS encoding metalloregulator ArsR/SmtB family transcription factor, protein MSTAELLPLTVLGACCSPLTKQPIGAEDAASLARVLKAVAEPTRLRLVSMVASHQDAEACVCDLTEPLGLSQGTISHHLKILVDAGLLTRDQRGTWAYYALVPGALDSLAGLLASARGESEA, encoded by the coding sequence ATGTCGACCGCGGAACTTCTCCCCCTGACCGTCCTCGGGGCATGCTGCTCTCCGTTGACCAAGCAGCCCATCGGCGCCGAGGACGCCGCGAGTCTTGCCCGCGTCCTGAAGGCAGTGGCTGAGCCGACACGGTTGCGCCTGGTGTCGATGGTCGCCTCGCACCAGGACGCGGAGGCGTGCGTCTGCGATCTGACAGAACCACTCGGCCTCTCGCAGGGCACGATCTCGCACCACTTGAAGATCCTGGTCGACGCGGGGCTTCTGACACGCGATCAGCGCGGCACCTGGGCTTATTACGCGCTAGTGCCGGGCGCGCTCGACTCACTGGCCGGGCTGCTCGCCAGCGCCCGAGGGGAAAGCGAGGCATAA
- a CDS encoding metalloregulator ArsR/SmtB family transcription factor — MHLNTQLSGLDSDSEYVELAVEVFAMLADATRVRIILALKNAEEMSVNHLADVVDKSAPAVSQHLAKLRLARMVQTRREGTTVFYRLTDEHASELVIDAIKQAEHVVGYAQHHQADEVNR, encoded by the coding sequence ATGCACTTGAATACGCAACTAAGCGGGCTCGATTCCGACTCCGAATATGTCGAGCTCGCCGTCGAGGTGTTCGCGATGCTTGCGGATGCCACCCGGGTGCGGATCATCCTCGCGTTGAAGAACGCCGAGGAGATGTCGGTGAACCACCTGGCCGATGTCGTCGACAAGAGCGCGCCCGCGGTGTCACAGCATCTTGCGAAACTCCGACTGGCGCGGATGGTCCAGACGCGCCGCGAAGGCACGACCGTGTTCTATCGGCTGACGGACGAACACGCATCCGAGCTCGTCATCGATGCGATCAAGCAGGCCGAGCACGTCGTCGGATACGCGCAGCACCACCAGGCCGATGAGGTCAACCGGTGA
- a CDS encoding acyltransferase: MTLTQPGAGPETAASAPTAAAPERFRHLDGLRGVAAFVVLVYHGVLVVPHFANPEWLIPKAGGWGWFDYSPLRVVLAGTEAVMIFFVLSGFVLTLPVLRRAKFSWRAYYGSRILRLYLPVFGALVWAAIVITVFSRHGLTHDPSPYLRAHPEDPTALKLARDGLLVDGVNSLDDPLWSLQWEVLFSLLLPLYVVLAVRLKRWWLQLVFVVAALAAVGAVSNHPSLEYLPAFAIGALFATALPRLQDAIGRINGSARHRVTWSVLTVVAVLLLTARWTIGPRLPAHLLGATQFPVLIGAALFVFIALGSAVAKHLLTLRAVQWLGMISFSLYLTHEPIVIAVAQLLPRSAEGAAVFIATPVSLAFGWLFYRIVEKPAHRLSQVVKRKLTPVAH; this comes from the coding sequence ATGACACTCACTCAGCCCGGCGCGGGCCCCGAAACCGCCGCCAGCGCGCCCACTGCGGCCGCGCCCGAACGCTTCCGTCACCTCGACGGCCTCCGCGGCGTCGCCGCCTTCGTCGTGCTCGTCTACCACGGCGTGCTCGTCGTGCCGCACTTCGCCAACCCCGAGTGGCTGATCCCGAAGGCGGGCGGGTGGGGGTGGTTCGACTACTCGCCCCTGCGCGTCGTGCTGGCCGGCACCGAGGCCGTGATGATCTTCTTCGTGCTGAGCGGCTTCGTGCTCACGCTGCCGGTTCTGCGCCGAGCGAAGTTCTCGTGGCGCGCCTACTACGGGTCTCGCATCCTGCGCCTGTATCTGCCGGTCTTCGGTGCGCTCGTCTGGGCCGCGATCGTCATCACCGTCTTCTCGCGGCACGGCCTCACCCACGACCCGAGCCCCTACCTGCGCGCCCACCCCGAAGACCCGACCGCGCTGAAGCTCGCCCGCGACGGGCTGCTGGTCGACGGAGTCAACTCGCTCGACGACCCGCTCTGGTCGCTGCAGTGGGAGGTGCTGTTTTCGTTGCTGCTGCCGCTCTACGTCGTCCTCGCCGTTCGGCTGAAGCGCTGGTGGCTGCAACTCGTCTTCGTCGTGGCCGCGCTGGCCGCGGTCGGCGCCGTCTCGAATCACCCGAGCCTCGAGTACCTCCCGGCCTTCGCCATCGGCGCGCTCTTCGCCACGGCGCTGCCCCGGCTGCAGGATGCCATCGGCAGGATCAACGGGTCGGCCCGCCACCGGGTCACGTGGTCGGTGCTCACCGTCGTGGCAGTGCTGCTGCTCACCGCCCGCTGGACGATCGGCCCCCGCCTGCCCGCACACCTGCTGGGCGCCACGCAGTTCCCCGTGCTGATCGGCGCCGCTCTCTTCGTCTTCATCGCGCTCGGCTCGGCCGTCGCCAAACACCTGCTGACGCTGCGCGCGGTGCAGTGGCTCGGCATGATCTCGTTCAGCCTCTACCTCACCCACGAGCCCATCGTGATCGCAGTCGCGCAGCTGCTGCCGCGGTCGGCCGAGGGCGCCGCCGTCTTCATCGCGACCCCCGTGTCGCTCGCGTTCGGCTGGCTGTTCTATCGCATCGTCGAGAAGCCGGCGCACCGGTTGTCGCAGGTGGTGAAGCGAAAGCTGACGCCTGTGGCTCACTGA
- a CDS encoding IS5 family transposase (programmed frameshift): MHERDVISDDAWAVIEPLLPVVQGRSRPWLPHRMVVEGIVWRFRTGSPWRDLPERFGPWNTVFKRFDRWAKDGTWQEILTAVQARSDQLGKLDWVVSIDSTITRVHQHGATLARTTGARSNYTILGPEPSDHAIGKSRGGLTCKIHLVADGRGRPLSMILTPGNVNDTTMLADTIDRIRVPTGGLGRPRTRPERVLADKGYPSRANRIYLAGRGIKATIPIKADQERNRRKRGSAGGRPPAFDAEIYKRRNVVERSFNRLKNWRGIAMRSDKTARNYQAGVTLAATLIWINTDLLNTA; this comes from the exons ATGCATGAGCGTGATGTGATTTCGGACGACGCGTGGGCAGTGATCGAGCCGTTGTTGCCAGTCGTCCAGGGAAGGTCGCGTCCGTGGTTGCCGCACCGGATGGTCGTGGAGGGCATCGTGTGGCGGTTCCGGACGGGGTCGCCTTGGAGGGATCTCCCGGAGCGGTTCGGGCCGTGGAACACGGTGTTCAAACGGTTCGACCGGTGGGCGAAGGATGGTACCTGGCAGGAGATTCTGACGGCGGTGCAAGCGCGCAGCGACCAGCTCGGAAAGCTCGACTGGGTGGTATCGATCGATTCGACGATCACGCGGGTGCATCAGCACGGTGCGACCCTCGCCCGCACCACA GGGGCACGATCGAATTACACGATTCTGGGCCCGGAGCCCTCTGATCACGCGATCGGAAAGTCCAGGGGCGGTCTGACCTGCAAGATTCATCTGGTCGCGGATGGTCGAGGGCGACCGTTGAGCATGATCCTGACGCCGGGGAACGTCAATGACACCACGATGCTGGCCGACACGATCGACCGGATCCGGGTGCCGACCGGAGGTCTTGGCCGGCCCAGAACACGGCCCGAGCGGGTCCTGGCGGACAAGGGCTACCCGTCACGGGCGAACCGCATCTATCTCGCCGGCCGTGGCATCAAAGCGACGATCCCGATCAAGGCTGACCAAGAACGCAACCGCCGAAAACGAGGTTCCGCGGGTGGTCGCCCGCCCGCGTTCGATGCGGAGATTTATAAACGCCGCAACGTCGTCGAGCGCAGCTTCAACCGGCTGAAGAACTGGCGCGGCATCGCGATGCGATCCGACAAAACCGCCCGCAACTACCAAGCAGGCGTCACCCTCGCCGCGACCCTTATCTGGATCAACACCGACTTACTCAACACGGCCTAG
- a CDS encoding TetR/AcrR family transcriptional regulator yields the protein MPDDSTDDVPKRRRERLSADERREQIIRGASETIAAHGYANATLTLIASTAGVAKGLIWHYFDDRDDVMEHTVAHLAKRLREALVTDLDVSAPAPDVIRAVFAGTALFTRTHGTDLDTIDQIVHNLRSSDGKQRLSMLDYETTYAEHELLLARGQSEGTIRAADLRIMALGYQGLIDSLIGYLQAHPEADPATHAAQLADLFLSGVEIHS from the coding sequence ATGCCTGACGACTCGACAGACGACGTCCCGAAGCGACGCCGGGAGCGTCTCAGCGCGGACGAGCGACGCGAGCAGATCATCCGAGGCGCCAGCGAGACCATCGCAGCCCACGGCTACGCGAACGCCACTCTGACTTTGATTGCCTCGACAGCTGGTGTTGCCAAAGGGTTGATCTGGCATTACTTCGACGACCGCGACGACGTGATGGAGCACACCGTCGCCCACCTGGCCAAGCGACTTCGCGAAGCACTTGTCACAGACCTGGACGTGTCCGCACCGGCACCCGACGTGATTCGTGCCGTCTTCGCCGGCACCGCCCTGTTCACCCGCACTCACGGAACCGATCTCGACACGATCGACCAGATCGTTCATAACCTCCGGAGCTCTGACGGCAAACAGCGATTGAGCATGCTCGACTACGAAACCACGTACGCCGAGCACGAGCTGCTCCTCGCGCGCGGCCAATCCGAGGGAACGATTCGCGCCGCGGATCTTCGCATCATGGCACTGGGATACCAGGGCCTGATCGATTCCCTGATCGGCTACCTCCAAGCCCACCCGGAAGCAGACCCTGCCACCCATGCAGCACAACTCGCAGACCTCTTCCTCTCGGGAGTCGAAATCCACTCGTGA
- a CDS encoding SDR family NAD(P)-dependent oxidoreductase translates to MSETAESNRPHAVVIGAGPGIGASVARRLASEGFDLTLVSRDTARLGELAVSLRASGGGDGGSDGPTVDVQAGDASDPAALREALEAVRDRATPPSILVYNAAMLEPTSLLTVSEAKLAEGYAVDVIGAIVAAQVFLPAMQEAAQGTVIFTSGGAGIHPSPGIATVSMGKAALRSAATMLAAEVSEGGVHVVSVAVSGAVEPGTLFDPDLIADLYWRLHTQPQAEWTSEEPFDGVAA, encoded by the coding sequence ATGAGCGAAACAGCCGAGAGCAACCGTCCGCACGCCGTCGTGATCGGGGCCGGGCCCGGCATCGGGGCCTCCGTCGCACGGCGACTGGCGAGCGAGGGGTTCGACCTGACGCTGGTGTCGCGCGACACCGCACGACTCGGCGAGCTGGCGGTGAGCCTGCGCGCGAGCGGCGGCGGCGATGGCGGCAGCGACGGGCCGACCGTCGACGTGCAGGCCGGCGACGCGAGCGACCCGGCCGCTCTGCGGGAGGCGCTCGAGGCGGTCCGCGACCGGGCGACGCCCCCGTCGATCCTGGTCTACAACGCGGCGATGCTCGAGCCGACTTCTCTGCTCACGGTGAGCGAGGCGAAGCTCGCCGAGGGCTACGCGGTCGACGTGATCGGTGCGATCGTGGCAGCGCAGGTGTTCTTGCCCGCGATGCAGGAGGCAGCGCAGGGCACCGTCATCTTCACGAGCGGCGGCGCCGGCATCCACCCGAGCCCGGGGATAGCGACCGTCTCGATGGGCAAGGCGGCCCTGCGGTCGGCCGCGACGATGCTTGCCGCGGAGGTGTCGGAGGGCGGGGTGCATGTCGTCAGCGTGGCGGTGAGCGGGGCTGTCGAACCGGGCACGCTCTTCGATCCTGATCTCATCGCCGACCTGTACTGGCGTCTCCACACCCAGCCGCAGGCCGAGTGGACGAGCGAGGAGCCGTTCGACGGAGTCGCCGCCTAG
- a CDS encoding MBL fold metallo-hydrolase, with protein sequence MKLTSSLHRIGNDIVAAYLVVTPAGVTVIDAGLAGHWHDLNVELTSIGLTIADVKGIILTHGDSDHVGFAERLRREHGVPVYIGAADAARAKGGPKPANAKQPMKLGPLLAFGAYTVRKGGLRTTWLTDVVEVRGGETLDLPGEPQIIALPGHSEGSIALYVPMADAVFVGDGLTTRHVMTGTTGPQPAPFTDDPDQAIVSLQSILATDATWVLPGHGAPWKGGVRAAVDAVARRGD encoded by the coding sequence ATGAAGCTCACCTCATCGCTCCACCGCATCGGCAACGACATCGTCGCCGCCTACCTCGTGGTCACACCCGCCGGGGTGACCGTCATCGACGCCGGTCTGGCCGGTCACTGGCATGACCTGAACGTCGAACTCACGTCCATCGGCCTGACGATCGCCGACGTGAAGGGCATCATCCTGACGCACGGCGACTCCGACCACGTGGGCTTCGCCGAGCGCCTTCGGCGCGAACACGGCGTGCCGGTCTACATCGGCGCGGCCGATGCGGCCCGCGCGAAGGGTGGACCCAAGCCGGCGAACGCGAAGCAGCCCATGAAGCTCGGGCCGTTGCTCGCATTCGGCGCCTACACCGTGCGGAAGGGCGGGTTGCGGACGACGTGGCTGACCGACGTCGTCGAGGTGCGCGGCGGCGAGACGCTCGATCTGCCGGGCGAGCCTCAGATCATCGCGCTTCCCGGGCACTCCGAGGGCAGCATCGCTCTGTACGTGCCCATGGCCGATGCCGTGTTCGTCGGCGACGGACTCACCACGCGCCACGTCATGACCGGCACGACGGGCCCGCAGCCGGCGCCGTTCACCGACGACCCCGATCAGGCCATCGTGTCGCTGCAGTCCATCCTGGCCACCGACGCCACCTGGGTGCTCCCCGGTCACGGCGCACCCTGGAAGGGCGGGGTGCGGGCTGCGGTGGACGCCGTCGCGCGACGCGGCGACTGA
- a CDS encoding TetR/AcrR family transcriptional regulator has translation MRTAIQSELADAAQELFLEQGYDAVTVGQIATKVGMSRRSFFRYFGSKDDLIIGKYGLWVDDMVDSLRSRPVGEAPWASLRATFDTILDYYADSDRRDRVAALQNIIDASPGLHAQSLAVLENLQGRLRELLLERAAETTAANLDESRARAIVGAAWACLQAALPQAYSPDPDAFRQRLDQLMDEFGPRLDR, from the coding sequence ATGCGCACTGCGATCCAGTCTGAGCTGGCGGATGCGGCCCAAGAACTCTTCCTCGAGCAGGGCTACGACGCCGTCACCGTGGGGCAGATCGCGACGAAGGTCGGGATGTCGCGGCGGAGCTTCTTCCGCTACTTCGGGTCGAAGGACGACCTCATCATCGGCAAATACGGGCTCTGGGTCGACGACATGGTCGACAGCCTGCGCTCACGCCCCGTCGGCGAGGCGCCCTGGGCCAGCCTTCGAGCGACCTTCGACACGATCCTGGACTACTACGCCGACTCCGATCGACGAGACCGCGTGGCAGCTCTCCAGAACATCATCGATGCGTCGCCCGGCCTTCACGCGCAGTCGCTGGCCGTACTCGAGAACCTGCAGGGTCGCCTCCGAGAGCTGCTGCTCGAGCGCGCGGCCGAGACGACGGCGGCGAATCTAGACGAGTCCCGCGCCCGGGCGATAGTGGGTGCAGCCTGGGCGTGCCTCCAGGCAGCCCTGCCCCAGGCGTACTCACCAGACCCCGACGCCTTCCGGCAGCGACTCGATCAGCTCATGGACGAGTTCGGCCCGCGGCTCGACCGCTGA
- a CDS encoding TMEM175 family protein, which translates to MTSDKTEAEPSMGVERIAFFSDAVVAIAITLVVLPLVDAARDLGGESVGTFLYRNTYGLIAAASSFFAITIFWMWHHRFYQKVTAYTASLLWANAVWLACIVFLPVATVVNVTTDAADRVGVVLYLGTLTTSIAMGGFRRSSRQGGA; encoded by the coding sequence GTGACGAGCGACAAGACCGAAGCCGAGCCGTCCATGGGCGTGGAGCGGATCGCGTTCTTCAGTGACGCGGTAGTCGCCATCGCCATCACCCTGGTCGTGCTCCCGCTGGTCGATGCGGCCAGAGACCTCGGTGGCGAGTCGGTCGGCACCTTCCTCTATCGCAACACCTATGGCCTCATCGCCGCTGCGTCGAGCTTCTTCGCCATCACGATCTTCTGGATGTGGCACCACCGCTTCTATCAGAAGGTCACGGCCTACACCGCGTCGCTCCTCTGGGCGAACGCCGTCTGGCTGGCCTGCATCGTGTTCCTTCCCGTGGCGACCGTCGTGAACGTGACGACGGATGCCGCCGACCGAGTCGGCGTCGTGCTGTACCTCGGCACCCTGACCACGTCCATCGCGATGGGCGGGTTCAGGAGATCATCGCGGCAAGGCGGGGCCTGA
- a CDS encoding VOC family protein, with the protein MTVTRVIPNLRVDDLDAARRFYVDSLGMVEEPLGLEWITRFLDDSTGTALQVFTHDATAHENPAATVKVTDVDATYATMQAAGYEIVHPLVTEEWGVRRFFVRPPGGAVLNIAQDHD; encoded by the coding sequence ATGACGGTCACACGGGTCATTCCAAATCTGCGAGTCGATGACCTCGATGCCGCCCGCCGGTTCTACGTCGACTCGCTGGGCATGGTCGAAGAACCTCTCGGCCTGGAATGGATCACGCGTTTTCTCGACGACTCCACGGGCACCGCCCTGCAGGTGTTCACCCATGATGCAACGGCGCACGAAAATCCGGCTGCGACCGTCAAGGTCACGGATGTCGACGCGACTTACGCCACGATGCAAGCTGCCGGATACGAGATCGTGCATCCACTGGTGACCGAGGAATGGGGCGTGCGACGTTTCTTCGTCCGTCCCCCAGGTGGCGCCGTACTGAACATCGCCCAGGACCACGACTGA
- a CDS encoding arsenate reductase ArsC, whose protein sequence is MTDMPIILFVCVHNAGRSQMAAGFTRALSGGAVEVRSGGSEPGTSVNPVAVEAMREVAIDISEEVPQLMTTEQVRDSDVVVTMGCGDACPVFPGKRYEDWELEDPAGRPLDEVRLVRDEIKTRVEKLVAGLLPEAV, encoded by the coding sequence ATGACCGACATGCCGATCATCCTGTTCGTCTGCGTTCACAACGCAGGGCGGTCGCAGATGGCCGCCGGTTTCACCAGAGCCTTGTCGGGGGGCGCCGTCGAGGTCCGCTCCGGCGGCTCGGAACCCGGGACCTCTGTCAACCCGGTCGCCGTCGAGGCGATGCGCGAAGTCGCCATCGACATCTCCGAGGAAGTGCCGCAGCTGATGACGACCGAGCAGGTGCGCGACTCAGACGTCGTCGTCACCATGGGCTGCGGCGACGCCTGCCCCGTCTTTCCCGGGAAGCGCTACGAGGACTGGGAGCTCGAGGATCCTGCCGGCCGCCCCCTCGACGAGGTGCGACTCGTTCGCGACGAGATCAAGACGCGTGTCGAGAAACTCGTCGCAGGGCTCCTGCCCGAAGCCGTCTGA
- a CDS encoding serine/threonine-protein kinase: protein MPDSSPPTPLLADRYRLGEPLGRGGMSTVYRAEDTVLNRSVAVKILSFLDADAVGADRARSEIRMLASLSHRGLVTLFDADTTLVDGQEKTFLVMELVDGPSLGERLREGAIAEADVVVLATELAEALVVIHDAGIVHRDIKPGNVLLGPSVVALRPFDAKLADFGIAILTDRASTLTATGMMVGTAAYLSPEQPRERPATTASDIYSLGLVLLEALTGRHPFPGSMTETLAARMNRSPEIPTGFGYRWRSLLTAMTALAPEDRPTAREVLQRLAAPEELPATLGNPGFAGESEGLAPTKVMTAEAMPSDASTTPTALLPSDQGAGEPRLGLSRRVRIAGGVAALIIVLAVSATVLVASNHSPATAKVSTSPTAPSSPATGPASTSSAPAVSSSPNPVQPVPSTVQTAAPTVQTGIPTTSTPAVGIPAGSGKSPTQGNGNGQGKGHGKNK, encoded by the coding sequence GTGCCCGATTCGTCTCCGCCCACTCCTCTGCTCGCCGACCGGTACCGGTTGGGTGAGCCGCTCGGGCGGGGCGGCATGTCGACGGTCTACCGGGCCGAGGACACCGTTCTGAATCGATCGGTCGCCGTCAAGATCCTGTCGTTCCTCGACGCGGATGCGGTCGGCGCCGATCGGGCTCGTTCCGAGATCCGGATGCTGGCGTCTCTGAGCCACCGGGGTCTGGTGACCCTCTTCGACGCCGACACGACCCTCGTCGACGGGCAAGAGAAGACGTTCCTCGTCATGGAGCTGGTCGACGGGCCGTCGCTGGGCGAGCGTCTCCGTGAAGGAGCGATTGCCGAGGCGGACGTCGTCGTCCTGGCGACCGAGCTCGCCGAAGCGCTGGTCGTGATCCATGATGCCGGCATCGTGCACCGCGACATCAAACCCGGGAACGTGCTCTTGGGCCCGTCCGTCGTCGCGTTGCGCCCCTTCGACGCGAAGCTGGCAGACTTCGGCATCGCCATCCTGACCGATCGGGCCAGCACGCTGACCGCCACGGGAATGATGGTCGGTACGGCCGCGTACCTGAGCCCGGAGCAGCCTCGAGAACGACCCGCGACGACGGCCTCCGACATCTACTCTCTCGGGCTCGTCCTCCTCGAAGCACTGACCGGGAGACACCCCTTCCCGGGGTCCATGACCGAGACGCTCGCTGCGCGCATGAACAGGAGCCCCGAGATCCCGACCGGGTTCGGATACCGGTGGAGGTCGCTTCTCACCGCCATGACCGCGCTCGCACCCGAGGACCGGCCGACGGCGCGGGAAGTCCTTCAGCGTCTCGCGGCACCGGAAGAGCTTCCCGCGACACTCGGCAACCCTGGCTTCGCGGGCGAATCGGAGGGGCTCGCGCCCACCAAGGTCATGACGGCCGAGGCCATGCCCTCGGACGCCTCCACGACGCCGACGGCCCTGCTGCCATCCGACCAGGGTGCGGGCGAACCGAGACTCGGCCTCTCCAGACGCGTGCGCATTGCGGGCGGTGTGGCGGCGCTCATCATCGTCCTCGCCGTTTCGGCGACGGTGCTCGTGGCGTCGAACCATTCCCCTGCGACCGCGAAGGTCTCCACGTCTCCCACGGCGCCCTCCTCGCCGGCGACCGGACCGGCTTCGACATCCTCTGCCCCTGCAGTCTCGTCGTCACCGAATCCGGTCCAACCGGTGCCGTCGACGGTGCAGACTGCGGCTCCGACGGTGCAGACCGGCATCCCGACGACGTCCACTCCCGCCGTGGGCATTCCCGCCGGCAGCGGTAAGAGCCCGACTCAGGGCAACGGGAATGGGCAGGGCAAAGGTCACGGCAAGAACAAGTGA
- a CDS encoding mycofactocin-coupled SDR family oxidoreductase, with protein MGLLDGKVVFITGGGRGQGRAHAIVSAREGADIVFVDTTKPFASVPYPHTTPDDIAETVSKVEALDRRVLAIEADVREQDQLDAAVAEGIAQFGQIDALIANAGIWTLGPVQEMTRETWQEMIDINITGVWQSVKAVVPHMIERQKGSIVMTSSVNGLEGGPFFSHYTAAKFAVVGFMKAIAVELGPQGIRANTVNPGTILTGMTNNQQGYDMMSGHQGGTYDDLLKAGKTYGILKGSGFLNPEVIANAALFLNSDLASNVTGISLPVDSGHLAMAGINMDPKD; from the coding sequence ATGGGTCTACTCGACGGAAAAGTCGTCTTCATCACCGGCGGGGGCCGCGGCCAGGGCCGCGCTCACGCCATCGTCTCGGCGAGGGAGGGTGCCGACATCGTCTTCGTCGACACCACGAAACCCTTCGCCAGCGTCCCCTACCCGCACACCACGCCCGACGACATCGCCGAGACCGTCAGCAAGGTCGAGGCGCTCGACCGCCGGGTGCTCGCCATCGAGGCCGACGTGCGCGAGCAGGATCAGCTCGACGCGGCCGTCGCCGAGGGCATCGCCCAGTTCGGCCAGATCGACGCGCTCATCGCCAACGCCGGCATCTGGACGCTCGGCCCCGTGCAGGAGATGACGCGCGAGACCTGGCAGGAGATGATCGACATCAACATCACCGGCGTCTGGCAGTCGGTCAAGGCGGTCGTGCCGCACATGATCGAACGTCAGAAGGGTTCGATCGTGATGACCTCGTCGGTCAACGGTCTCGAGGGCGGGCCGTTCTTCTCGCACTACACGGCGGCGAAGTTCGCCGTTGTCGGGTTCATGAAGGCGATCGCGGTCGAGCTCGGCCCGCAGGGCATCCGGGCCAACACGGTGAACCCGGGCACGATCCTCACCGGCATGACCAACAACCAGCAGGGCTACGACATGATGTCGGGCCACCAGGGCGGCACGTACGACGACCTGCTGAAAGCCGGCAAGACGTACGGCATCCTCAAGGGCTCGGGGTTCTTGAACCCCGAAGTCATCGCCAACGCCGCGCTGTTCCTCAACTCCGACCTGGCCTCCAACGTCACCGGCATCTCGCTGCCCGTCGACTCGGGGCACCTCGCGATGGCCGGCATCAACATGGATCCGAAAGACTGA
- a CDS encoding TetR/AcrR family transcriptional regulator has protein sequence MPTPEKTSVEAIVLAARDLLELDGLAGLTMNAVAQRVGVRPPSLYKRVGGRDDLIRLVAEATLTDLARRLDATADPVELAAAVRTFGGERPAAFQLVMTPGAGVPVARPEYGEAASRAILDLAARLAGPDHALEAARTLTAWVVGFVSMELSGGFTLGGSVDDAWLFGVTNLLDVLSTTDREE, from the coding sequence ATGCCTACGCCAGAGAAGACCTCGGTCGAAGCCATCGTGCTCGCAGCGCGCGACCTCCTTGAGCTCGACGGGCTGGCCGGGCTGACGATGAACGCGGTCGCCCAGCGCGTCGGCGTCCGGCCCCCCTCGCTCTACAAGAGGGTCGGCGGCAGGGACGACCTGATCCGGCTCGTGGCGGAGGCGACACTGACCGACCTCGCCCGCCGCCTGGACGCCACCGCCGACCCGGTGGAGCTCGCCGCGGCAGTCCGCACTTTCGGAGGCGAGCGCCCCGCGGCGTTCCAACTGGTCATGACCCCGGGCGCGGGCGTTCCCGTCGCCCGCCCGGAATACGGGGAGGCCGCGAGCCGCGCCATCCTCGACCTCGCCGCCCGTCTGGCGGGGCCCGATCACGCGCTGGAAGCAGCCCGGACACTGACCGCCTGGGTCGTCGGATTCGTCAGCATGGAGCTGAGCGGGGGCTTCACCCTCGGTGGCAGCGTCGACGACGCCTGGCTCTTCGGGGTGACGAACCTGCTCGACGTCCTGTCGACGACCGACCGGGAGGAGTAA